The region GGACGGATGTCTACCGTTTTGATCTGCGCACTGTTCTCGCAAGGTTTATGAAACGTGAATACTGCGCGATTGCAGAGCAGCACTTGCGGCCCGACAGTAGCATTCCATAACGCGATTCTACAGCTGTGCGTCTCGCAATGCGCACGGGCTGCAGACTTCGTTAACTATGTCACCGGTAAAGATAGGTGGTTGATTCCCGAAGCAGTAAGGTGTGCGTGTGACAGAGCGTTCAGAAGTAATTGCGTTTCCCGCCAAAAACCGCGTCGCTGACATAAAGCGCTGCGTTCAGATGCTAGAATCGCTTCACGGCGAAGAAGCAAACCGCTTCTGGCGGGATGAGTGCCGGGCCCTTGCCGCGCGTCTCGTCAATCTGGGTTATGACGATACGGCCATGCGCCAGGAAGTCATGGAGTTTCAGGGTGCGGTGCAAACCGAGCTTTGGGGCCGCTGCCAGCAGGAAGAACCTGCACGGCGCGACGCTTACTAATATAAGCCGCAGCCTGTGTTATCTGTGGGTCAGCCGCCGTGCTGGCGCGCCCACGGAATTGCGAACGATGAGGTCAGGCGTCAGCAGGATTTCCGGCTCGTTCGCCTGCCCACCGCCTAAAAGATCGAGCAGCAACGCCATGGCGTGTTTGCCGATGGCCGTTCTGGGCTGACGAATGGTCGTCAGGGCAGGGGACATGAAGACCGCCTGCGGAATATCGTCAAAGCCCGTTACCGAAAAGTCGCGTGGAATATCGTAGCCGCGCGCAGTCAGACCGATCATCACGCCGATCGCCGTCTGGTCGTTGACGCACATGAACGCTGTCGGCAGCGTATCGCGCATGAACAGTTGCTCGATGGCCAGCCGCCCACTCTCCAGCGTTCCATCTCCCTCTATGATCAAGGCAGGCGCCGGTATCAGACCCGCCGCCTGCAAGCCTTCGTCATAGCCCTTGCGTCTGCGGCTATAGGCGAGCCGGACGCGGGAATCGCCGATGAACGCGATCCGCTCATGCCCTTCGGCAATCAGCATATCGACGATCTTGCGGGCACCCTTGGTGTCATCGACGCCGACATAGGGAATGCCACCATTATAGATGGGCTCGAAAACACCGACGCTAGGCGGTAGCCGCGCCGTCATGGCCTGATGGCCAAAGGGCAGGATGCCGGTGAATAGGATGAGCCCTGCGGCCTGGTTGGAATTCAGGAATTTGAGATATTCCAAACCACGCTGCGCATCGTTCTGCGTATGGCCGATCAATATGCCGTAGCCGTGTGAGCGCGCTTCGTTTTCCAAGCCGACGAGAATGTTCGAAAAATTGGGATCGCCGATGTCAGGCGCGACAACCAGGATCATATTGGAGCGGCCCAGGCGCAAGCTGCGGGCCATCGCATTGGTCGTGTAGCCAGTGACGGCAATCGCCTGATTGACCTTCAGTCGCGTCGAATTCGCCACTTTTTCAGGCGTGTGTATGGCGCGCGACACGGTGGCGATGGAAACCTCCGCAATCCGGGCGACGTCTTCGATTGTGGCTGATGCGGGAATAGACAATGAGGGCCTCGGATGTATGCGCGACCGGACACTACACAGACTTTGCGCTCCGTCAAATACGATCACGCAAATCTGTTCTTAAGCGCTTATGTAAACCTTTACATCCCCAGTGTAAAGGTTTACATGGATTTCAGACGTAGGGAGACGTCTGGAGGAAATCATGGAAAATGAGATTGCTGACGTCGGCGGTACGTTGCTGTCTGCGCGTCGTATTTCCAAATCTTTCAATGGGGTACAGGTCCTTTTCAGCATCAATTTCGATCTGAAGGCTGGGGAAATCCATGCGTTGATGGGTGAGAACGGCGCGGGCAAGTCTACTCTCGTCAAGGTTCTCTCAGGTTTCGAACAGCCAAGCACCGGCGAGATATTGCTGGACGGCAAACCCGTGAAGCTGCCGCCCAACGGGCTGGCCGAAGCGCTCGGTATCGTCATCATCCACCAGGAATTCAATCTGGCCGAACATCTCACGGTGACCGAGAGCCTGTTTCTAGGCCGGGAACTAACGCATTTCGGCGTGCTGGATCGCAAGGCGATGCGTGCAGAAACGCGCCGCGTGCTTAACTTGCTGGGCTGTCATGTCGATGAGAACGCGATGATCGGCACGCTGTCCGTCGCTGAAAAGCAGATGGTGGAAATTGCCAAAGCGATCAGCCGCGATGCGCGCATCGTTTTCATGGATGAGCCGACAGCGGTCTTGTCGCGCGAGGAAACCAATTATCTGTTCCAGCAGGTGCGCAAGCTGCGCGACAAGGGCACGAGCTTCGTCTTCGTCTCGCACAAGCTGGATGAAGTCATGGAACTGACGGACCGGGTTACGGTGCTGCGCGACGGACACTGGGTGAAGACCGCGCCCACTGCGTTGCTGGATGGCGAGGCGATTGCGCAGCTCATGGTCGGGCGTGAGTTGTCTAGCCTCTATCCTGCCAAACGCGAGCCTGATGTGGACGAGAAGGTCGTCCTCAGCGTTCGCAGGGTTTCCACAAAATATGTGCAGGATGCCAGTTTTGATCTCAGACGAGGCGAAATCATCGGCTTTTCGGGCCTGATCGGTTCTGGCCGCACAGAATTGGCGGAGGCCATCGTCGGGCTGCGGTCGCGGCTGTCGGGCGACGTCGAAGTCAACGGCAAGGTATTGCCGCCGCATGACCTGCACGCCAGCATCGACGCCGGGCTTGCCTATATGACCAAGGATCGCAAATCCAAGGGTCTGCTTTTAAATGCTGGTATGGCGCTGAACCTGACGCTGCAATCGCTGGAGCGTCACGGAAAATTCGGCTACCTCAGCTCATCCAGCGAGGCGAATTCTCTGGAGCGCGCGCGTCGTCGCTTCGACATTCGCGTGCGTGATGGCAGCGTGGTGGTGGGCCGCATGTCCGGCGGCAACCAGCAGAAACTGTTGCTGGCCAAGGTCATGGAGACGGAACCCAGAATCATCATCATCGACGAGCCCACGCGTGGCATCGATGTGGGGACCAAGCAGCAAATCTATCATTTCATTTCAGCGCTTGCACGCGATGGCCACTCGGTCGTCGTGGTGTCCTCGGAAATGCAGGAGGTCATCGGCCTCTGCACTCGTGTCGCGGTCATGCGCGAAGGCCGGGTGGTGGGCATGCTGGAAGGCGACGAAATCAACGAGCGGGAAATCATGCGCTATGCGGCGGGTCTGAAAACGAAGGCGGCGGCGTAGCGGCGGCTGAAAAGCCGATGTGACAGGGCGGGAGGTCTGTTTTGGGTATGAGTGCAAGTGAGGACAGCAAGGAAAAAAGGGACGCACGGTCGCTTCGCGATATAGATTTGCGGGCAGTCGCGCCTTTTATCGCACTGTTTCTGCTGTTGATTGTCGGAGCCATGGTCAATCCGAATTTCATCAGCATCAACAACCTCGCCAATGTGGCGACACGCAGCGCGTTCATCGCGATCATCGCCGTCGGGGCGACCTTTGTGATTTCGGCAGGCGACTTGGACCTGTCGGTGGGCTCGATGGTGGCCTTCGTTGCCAGTTTGATGATACTGCTGATGAATTCAGGTGTGGTGTCCGACCCGGCGCTGATGTTGGTGCTTGCGGTCGTGTTCACGCTAGTGGCGGGGGCCCTGTGCGGCCTTGCCAACGGGTTGATCACGACGGTCGGCAAGATCGAGCCTTTCATCGCGACGCTTGGCACCATGGGTGTGTTTCGTGGCCTGACCACTTGGCTCTCGCAGGGTGGGGCGATCACGTTGCGTGAACCGCAGTTGCAGACCATGTACCGTCCCGTCTATTTCGGATCGTTCATCGGTATTCCGATCCCTATTCTCGTCATTTTGATCGTGACCGGCATTGCAGCCTTTATCCTGTACCGTACCCGCTACGGGCGGCATGTGACGGCGGTCGGGTCCAATCGTGATGTCGCCAAATATTCCGGCGTTGCGGTCAACCGTGTGCGCACCATCGCCTTCGTCATTCAGGGCTTGTGCGTTGCTATCGCTGTTCTTCTCTACGTTCCGCGCCTGGGTTCGACGTCTGCCACAACGGGCATGATGTGGGAGTTGCAGGCCATCACGGCGGTCGTCGTGGGTGGAACGGCGCTCAAGGGCGGGGCAGGTCGTGTCTGGGGCACCATCTGTGGTGCGTTCATTCTGGAACTCGTCGGCAACATCATGCTGCTGTCCAACTTCATCAGTGAGTATCTGATCGGGGCAATTCAGGGCGCAATCATCATCATCGCCATGCTGGTTCAGCGGTCGCTGATGAGGCGTTCATAAGGTTACCGGGTCAACGGGTCGCCCGGTTTAGAAAATCGAGACCTTTGTTTGTGTGGGAGGAACAACACATGCGAAAGAGACTGTTGGGAGTGGCTGTGGCGCTGGTGGCGCTGAGCGGGGCAGTACAGGCACAGGATAAAAAGGTGACGATCGGCGTTTCCATTCCTGCGGCGGACCACGGCTGGACTGCGGGCGTGGTCTATCATGCGGAACGTGTGGCGAAGCTGCTGATGCAGGAACATCCGGGCCTCAATGTCATCGTCAAGACATCGCCAGATGCGGCCACGCAGGCAAATGCCGTGCAGGATCTGGAAACACAGGGCATCGATGCGCTCGTCATCCTGCCATCCGATCCCGATCCACTGGTCAACGCTATCAAGCAGGTCAAGGACAATGGCAAGTTCGTTGCTCTCGTCGATCGTGCGCCGAGCGTCAATGACGATACCGTTCGCGATCTCTATGTTGCCGGTAACAACCCTGCTTTGGGTGAAGTTGCAGGCAAATACATAGCTGATACCACGCCGGATGCGCAGGTCGTGGTTATTCGCGGCCTGCCCATTCCCATCGACCAGCAGCGTCAGGATGGGTTCGACAAGGGTATCGCCGGTTCGAAGGTGAAAATCCTCGACCGTCAGTTCGGCAACTGGAACCGCGACGATGCTTTCAAGGTCATGCAGGACTATCTGACGAAGTACCCGAAGATCGACGTGGTCTGGTGCCAGGACGATGACATGGCCGTTGGCGTTCTCCAGGCCATCGAGCAGGCCAAGCGGACCGACATCAAATATGTCGTTGCCGGTGCAGGCTCCAAGGACATGATCAAGAAGGTCATGGATGGCGACAAGATGATCCCGGTCGATGTGCTCTATCCACCGGCAATGGTGGCAACTGCTATGGAACTGACCGCCGCCAACTTCTACGATCAGGTCCCTGTTCGCGGCACCTACATCCTTGACGCCACGCTGGTGACCAAGGACAACGCCGAGAGCTTCTATTTCCCAGACTCACCGTTCTAATACGCTGAAATCGATGATGAGGCCCGTTCGAGAGAGCGGGCCTTTTCGTTGTTCAGGCGAAGCGTCCGGGCCTGAAAGGATCGACCGAAATGGCGGTTTCTTCGCTCTTGACCAATTGCGTGACAAGCCGTGCGGTCGCAGCAGATTGGGTGAGCCCGAGATGCCCGTGACCGAAGGCGTAGATCACTGAATTGTTGTTGCGCGACGGGCCGATGACGGGCAGGCAATCCGGCATCGATGGGCGGAAACCCATCCATTGTTTGCCGCCTTCGGTTTTCAGGCCCGGCAGGAATTGACCGGCCTTCTTCAGCAAGGCTTCCGACCGCTTGAAATTCGCAGGTAGATCGAGCCCACCGAGTTCCACCGCGCCGCCCACGCGAATGCCCGAAGAGAGCGGCGTGACCACGAAGGCATGGTCGTTGAAGTAAAGCTGGCGGACTAGATCGAAAGAGCCTGCGGGCAATGTGGTGTTATAGCCGCGCTCTGTCTCCAGCGGGACACTATTGCCCAGCGATGCCGCAAGTGGCTTGGACCAGGCACCACAGGCAATCACCACCTTGTCCGCACCGATTTTCTCTCCACTTGAAAGTGTCACGATGGTGCTTTCGCCGACAGTATCGACGCTGACGGCCTCACCCTGGCGAAGCGTGGCACCACGTGCCATTACCAGATCGGCGATCGCTCTGGTGAATTCGTAGGGGTCTCCGACCTGCAAGCCGCCGAGCGTGAAAACCGCGTTCTGAAACTGTGGTGCAAGACCGGGCTGTAGTCGCTCGATTTCCTCACGTCCGATCCGGGAGAAATCGAAGCCTGCGCGCTCCTTCTCATCCCAGTCTTTTTGCGCGGCATCGAAACTCGTTCTGGTGTCGTAGAGGTCGAGGGTGCCGGTGTTGGTGATGAAGCGGGAAAGCTCCGGCATATCGGCAATGGCCTGCATCTCGCGTGCTGCCAGTGCCATCATCGCGATCTGGACATTGAGGCCGTGGCGGAACCTGTCGGTAGAGCTGGCTTTCCAGAAGCGCCACAGCCATGGCGCGATCTTCAGGGCATAGGCAGGTGGAACGCTGAGTGGACCGAGCGGATCGATCAGCCATTTCGGTGCTTTTTTAATAATGCCCGGCGCAGGAATGGGGATGATTTCGGGAAATGCAAGAATACCGGCATTTCCGGCGCTGGCCCCGCGCGCGATTTCGCCTCGTTCCAGAAACGTCACCGACTTGCCGGCATTTTGAAGATACAGAGCAGACATCACGCCGATGATGCCGGTGCCGATAACCAGCACTTCGCATTTTTCTGATGAATTCATGGAGCATCCCGCCAATTGATGCCTCTAGATATCACGGTTAAATGCAAACTGTCGACAGGATTTAAGTCTAGTCCCTGACGATGTCGGCCGGTCTGACGACCGCATAGTTCAGCCGCAGCATTTTACCCTTGATCGGGTAATACATGGGTACGCTCAGCGTTGATGTCTTCACATCCTTCACCCTCACGTTCAACTGGCCTTCGATCCATTTTGACAGTTCGGGGGACTGATCATCATCACCGATCCAGGCCATCAGCGCCGGATGCTTATCGGTAATCGTGAACGGCGGATCGTAATCGTCGTAGATGGCGGTGGCGACGGGGACGTCATTGAACAGGAAACGCAGGTTGCCGCCAGTCGGCCAGTTCAGCGTAACGATAACGGAGGGCGACAGTTTCTCCGTCTCGACGATCTGGCGTTTGAAGGCCTGCCAATCGTAATTCGAGCTGGATGTTCTGCCCAGTGAAGCCATCAGCGGATACGAGATCAACAGCGCAACTGGTACCAGTGCCAACATGATGAGCGGAATGGGCAGGAAGCGGAGGACGAAGCGGTCCGCATCGGCCACGTAGCGCTCCAGATAGAGCGCGGCCAGAATGGGTGCTGGCAGAAGCAATGGCAGCAGCCAGCGGTCGCGCAACTCCGTCATGGTCGTCATGAAGATGACGAGCGCCATCAATGTTGCAATGGCGATGAAGTAATGGAGGAAGAACCTGAACCACGCACTTTGGGTTCTGCGCGGCAGCTTCTGTTCCCGAAGGGCGGTTAGCCAGAGCAGGAGTGCGGGAACCGCGACGATGATCAGCGACCCGGCGACGAAACGGGCAAGGCCGCGACCGACCTGTAAAAAGCGGTTGTCCGGCGCATCTTCTGCCATGCGCTTCAACGTCACTTCGGAGGCGAAGACGATGTTATCGACGAGCCAGAAGAGGTGGGGCAGAAACACCACGACACTGACGAGGACGGTCAGCAAAAAACGCCGGTCCAGCAGTCTGGCGCGGCCCTGTGGATGGAACCACACGGCAACAAGCAACGCTGGTAGTGCCAGGGCGAAATTGTATTTCGACAGCATGCCGAGCCCTGCGACCACGCCAACTAGTACATAGCCCATCAATGAAGGGCGCTGGATGAGCCGGATGCTGCCGTAAAGCAGCATCGTGAAGGTCAGCATCAGCATCGCTGTGTGGGTCAGGTCACGCTGCGCCTGCCAGAAAACCTGCGGGATGACGAACAGCGCCAGCGCGGCGACGACCACGAAGCGCTTGTTTTCCAGCACCAATTCTGCGGTTTTTACAAAGGCGGCGAATGTCAGGAACAGGATGAAGTTCTTGGCAAGGGCGATGGTCGCCATCGACGTGCCGAAAACTGCGAAAACGGCCTGTTGATACCAATTGTACAAGGGCGGCTGCGCGTCGTAACCGAGCGCAAGCCACTGCGCGAACAGGACTTGCTGGGCCTCATCGACGCGTAGTGCCGGAGGAACCAGCTGACGCACGATGATCTGCAACAGGAAATAGGCTCCGAAAAGCACAATAACGGCATTCGGATTGCTCGTAAGGCAAAACGCGAACCTTTTCAGCGTGTTCTCGGTCTCGATCTTCACCGGCGCCCCCGCCGATTTTTCGTACATGTCCATGCCCGTCCGTCTCATTGCCAACGGCAGAATCCTTTGCCGCCCATTTTCGTTGAGTGACAAAACCGAACTATGTGGCCGAACCGTGGATGACAACGGTTACCCACCGGCTTTTTGGCAATTCTGTGGAGGGCTGTGCCTTAAATGCATTCGGCAGGCGCAATTGTTGCGCCTGCGCAAGCGGATCGTCTTCGATCAATGACCGGCGTTGTAGGCCGCAATCGCGGCCATGTTGACGATGTCGCTGTCCTTTGCGCCCATGGCCGTGATCTGCACGGATTTGTCCAGACCGACCAGCAACGGGCCGATGACGGTAGCGCCACCCAGTTCCTGCAACATCTTGGTCGAGATGGATGCAGAATGGATCGCAGGCATGACCAGCACGTTGGCTGCGCCGGAAAGACGCGCAAACGGATACTGGCTCTGCATCTTGTGATGATTGAGCGCAACATCTGCCGCCAT is a window of Agrobacterium vaccinii DNA encoding:
- a CDS encoding LacI family DNA-binding transcriptional regulator — encoded protein: MSIPASATIEDVARIAEVSIATVSRAIHTPEKVANSTRLKVNQAIAVTGYTTNAMARSLRLGRSNMILVVAPDIGDPNFSNILVGLENEARSHGYGILIGHTQNDAQRGLEYLKFLNSNQAAGLILFTGILPFGHQAMTARLPPSVGVFEPIYNGGIPYVGVDDTKGARKIVDMLIAEGHERIAFIGDSRVRLAYSRRRKGYDEGLQAAGLIPAPALIIEGDGTLESGRLAIEQLFMRDTLPTAFMCVNDQTAIGVMIGLTARGYDIPRDFSVTGFDDIPQAVFMSPALTTIRQPRTAIGKHAMALLLDLLGGGQANEPEILLTPDLIVRNSVGAPARRLTHR
- a CDS encoding DUF6074 family protein, which encodes MTERSEVIAFPAKNRVADIKRCVQMLESLHGEEANRFWRDECRALAARLVNLGYDDTAMRQEVMEFQGAVQTELWGRCQQEEPARRDAY
- a CDS encoding sugar ABC transporter ATP-binding protein; the protein is MENEIADVGGTLLSARRISKSFNGVQVLFSINFDLKAGEIHALMGENGAGKSTLVKVLSGFEQPSTGEILLDGKPVKLPPNGLAEALGIVIIHQEFNLAEHLTVTESLFLGRELTHFGVLDRKAMRAETRRVLNLLGCHVDENAMIGTLSVAEKQMVEIAKAISRDARIVFMDEPTAVLSREETNYLFQQVRKLRDKGTSFVFVSHKLDEVMELTDRVTVLRDGHWVKTAPTALLDGEAIAQLMVGRELSSLYPAKREPDVDEKVVLSVRRVSTKYVQDASFDLRRGEIIGFSGLIGSGRTELAEAIVGLRSRLSGDVEVNGKVLPPHDLHASIDAGLAYMTKDRKSKGLLLNAGMALNLTLQSLERHGKFGYLSSSSEANSLERARRRFDIRVRDGSVVVGRMSGGNQQKLLLAKVMETEPRIIIIDEPTRGIDVGTKQQIYHFISALARDGHSVVVVSSEMQEVIGLCTRVAVMREGRVVGMLEGDEINEREIMRYAAGLKTKAAA
- a CDS encoding NAD(P)/FAD-dependent oxidoreductase translates to MNSSEKCEVLVIGTGIIGVMSALYLQNAGKSVTFLERGEIARGASAGNAGILAFPEIIPIPAPGIIKKAPKWLIDPLGPLSVPPAYALKIAPWLWRFWKASSTDRFRHGLNVQIAMMALAAREMQAIADMPELSRFITNTGTLDLYDTRTSFDAAQKDWDEKERAGFDFSRIGREEIERLQPGLAPQFQNAVFTLGGLQVGDPYEFTRAIADLVMARGATLRQGEAVSVDTVGESTIVTLSSGEKIGADKVVIACGAWSKPLAASLGNSVPLETERGYNTTLPAGSFDLVRQLYFNDHAFVVTPLSSGIRVGGAVELGGLDLPANFKRSEALLKKAGQFLPGLKTEGGKQWMGFRPSMPDCLPVIGPSRNNNSVIYAFGHGHLGLTQSAATARLVTQLVKSEETAISVDPFRPGRFA
- a CDS encoding ABC transporter permease gives rise to the protein MSASEDSKEKRDARSLRDIDLRAVAPFIALFLLLIVGAMVNPNFISINNLANVATRSAFIAIIAVGATFVISAGDLDLSVGSMVAFVASLMILLMNSGVVSDPALMLVLAVVFTLVAGALCGLANGLITTVGKIEPFIATLGTMGVFRGLTTWLSQGGAITLREPQLQTMYRPVYFGSFIGIPIPILVILIVTGIAAFILYRTRYGRHVTAVGSNRDVAKYSGVAVNRVRTIAFVIQGLCVAIAVLLYVPRLGSTSATTGMMWELQAITAVVVGGTALKGGAGRVWGTICGAFILELVGNIMLLSNFISEYLIGAIQGAIIIIAMLVQRSLMRRS
- a CDS encoding glycosyltransferase family 39 protein, whose product is MYEKSAGAPVKIETENTLKRFAFCLTSNPNAVIVLFGAYFLLQIIVRQLVPPALRVDEAQQVLFAQWLALGYDAQPPLYNWYQQAVFAVFGTSMATIALAKNFILFLTFAAFVKTAELVLENKRFVVVAALALFVIPQVFWQAQRDLTHTAMLMLTFTMLLYGSIRLIQRPSLMGYVLVGVVAGLGMLSKYNFALALPALLVAVWFHPQGRARLLDRRFLLTVLVSVVVFLPHLFWLVDNIVFASEVTLKRMAEDAPDNRFLQVGRGLARFVAGSLIIVAVPALLLWLTALREQKLPRRTQSAWFRFFLHYFIAIATLMALVIFMTTMTELRDRWLLPLLLPAPILAALYLERYVADADRFVLRFLPIPLIMLALVPVALLISYPLMASLGRTSSSNYDWQAFKRQIVETEKLSPSVIVTLNWPTGGNLRFLFNDVPVATAIYDDYDPPFTITDKHPALMAWIGDDDQSPELSKWIEGQLNVRVKDVKTSTLSVPMYYPIKGKMLRLNYAVVRPADIVRD
- a CDS encoding substrate-binding domain-containing protein; this encodes MRKRLLGVAVALVALSGAVQAQDKKVTIGVSIPAADHGWTAGVVYHAERVAKLLMQEHPGLNVIVKTSPDAATQANAVQDLETQGIDALVILPSDPDPLVNAIKQVKDNGKFVALVDRAPSVNDDTVRDLYVAGNNPALGEVAGKYIADTTPDAQVVVIRGLPIPIDQQRQDGFDKGIAGSKVKILDRQFGNWNRDDAFKVMQDYLTKYPKIDVVWCQDDDMAVGVLQAIEQAKRTDIKYVVAGAGSKDMIKKVMDGDKMIPVDVLYPPAMVATAMELTAANFYDQVPVRGTYILDATLVTKDNAESFYFPDSPF